CTTTCCACATTTCACCAAGCGCCGCTAAGTTTGCATCATTATCAATCACAACAGGTAATCCTGTTTCTACTTCTAGCAAGTCTTTTAACGGATAGTTTTTCCATCCTAAATTAACCGCTTCATAAATCATTCCAGATGCCACATGTACAGGGCCAGGAGCTCCCATACCAATACCAATTAGCTTGCTTTTTAATTCACCTAATTCTTCTAACTTTTTATCAATAGCTTTCGCTACATCAAGTGTAATATGTTTTCCTTGTTCATTTGTATTCGTAGGGATTTCCCACTTATGTAAAATTTCACCGTACACATTAATAAATGCTAATTTAATCGTTGTACCACCAAGGTCAACACCAACTAACCATTTCTCTTCCATGTTACGTACCTACCTTTATCTAATTCTTATTTATCTCTTTTTGAATTTCTTGCTTCAATAAAAATAAAGCTGTTTGATAGTCTTGTGGATCGATTAGCTGTGATTGATTTAATTCACGCAATTCATCTTGCATTAATTGTAAATCAGCAATTCGATCACCCGTATAAATAATCGTGCCAAATTTCTTTAACAATTGCTGAATATCATAAATGGATATCATTTTATCACCCTCTATGCTCACTTACTATAAAAAAATTATAATAAGAAAACGTTCACATATTTTATTATAATCAAGAAGAAAAAGTCTCGTCAATTTTTATTTGTCTATACAAGCCCATTTATAACCATTGTTCCTTTTTCTGTAATAATTTTCTCTACATTTTTATCAAATGGCTCTACCGGAATATGTTTCACAATTTGAAAATCATAAGCTAATGATAGCGTTTTCCCTTTATAGTGCACGAGATAACGATCATAGTAGCCACCGCCATATCCAATCCGTTCTCCTCGCTGTGTATAAGCTACTCCTGGCACGATAAGAAGATCAATTTCACACGCATTTACTTCTT
This Bacillus mycoides DNA region includes the following protein-coding sequences:
- a CDS encoding YqgQ family protein, with the protein product MISIYDIQQLLKKFGTIIYTGDRIADLQLMQDELRELNQSQLIDPQDYQTALFLLKQEIQKEINKN